The genomic region ATGTACCACGAAAAATTCCTGAATCCCAAAACCAATCATGGCCAGCGGAATATATTGTACTGTTTTATAGATGATGGTTTCCATAAAATGAAACCGGAACTGTGCCGCAAAACCCATTTGCTTTACACTGTGATGTACCTTGTGAAATTCCCATAACCATGTTCTCCGATGTAATTGCCTGTGCACGTTCCACTGAATAAAATCGGCGATCAAGAACATAATAAGTAATTGCATCCAGGCGGGTAGCTGATCTATTTGAAATGCAACAATATTACTGATCCCGAAAAGTCCCAGAAAATCATTGAAGATCTCCACAGCTACATTACTAAGCGCATTATACCCAAAAAGAGAAAACAGGAAGAAATTGAATACTATATAAAAAGAATCCAGCCAGAATCCCTTACGTATTGGTTTCTGCTCTTTTCTCCATGGGATCAATACCTCTAACGTCCAAACCAACAGGGACAAACCTATAAGCCAGTAAAAATAACTGGTCCAGGTAGGACTGGTGATCTCGTTCCAAAGGTAATTTGCATACCCGGAAAAAGAATTTCGAATGATCTCAAGATATTTCTCCACTTTCATTGCTTTACAAAAATAGAAATATCTTATGGGTTAGGAAGTAACATTGGTTACAGTTCTTTTTTGAGAACCTTAACGAACGAAAACCTTGTATGTTAGAGTGCGTTAAACATCCCTTTAAGGCTATAGGTTTTCCCTAATTTTATACTGCTAAAAAAATGAATTATGAGTAGAGAAGTTTTAAAACAGAAGTTTGGACTAGGTGGTGTAGCCATTGGAAACGGTTTCAAAGTACTTAGCGATAAAGAAGCAGAACAAACCCTTGAAGGTGCATGGAATGCAGGTGTACGTTATTACGACACCTCTCCCTGGTATGGATTGGGATTAAGTGAAAGAAGGTTTGGACATTTTCTGCATAACAAAAAACGTGAGGATTATATCCTAACGACCAAAGCAGGTAGATTACTAAAGGCTAATGGCAATAAGCCGGAAACAATGTGGAACGAACCTGCTCCATTCGATTATGAATATGACTATTCGGCGGAAGCTGTGAGAAGATCTGTAGAAGATAGTTTACAAAGACTGGGAGTTGAAAGCATAGATTATGTATTTATCCATGATCTTTCACCAGATCATAACGATGAATATAAAGATGGTACAACCTGGCTGGATCATTTTGAAGTAGCTAGAACTGGTGCGATGCCGGAACTTACCAGAATGCGTGAAGAAGGAATTATCAAAGGTTGGGGCCTTGGAGTAAATACCATAGAACCTATTGTAAAGACCCTGGAAGAGACAGATGCAGACCCTGATCTGTTCCTTTCTGCTATTCAATACTCCATGATCGATCATAAAAAATCACTGGATGAGTTATTTCCGGTGATCGAAAAACACGATGTGGGACTTATTTCCGCAGCACCATTTAGTGCTGGTCTTTTATCAGGACAGAAGCGCTATAACTATGGTGGAGAAATGCCAGATGATAAAGTAAAGCAGTTAAACGGAATGAAAGAGGTTGCAAAGAAATATGACGTGGATCTAAGTAAGGCTTCCATACAATTCTCCTACGCAACTAAAGTAGTAAATACGGTGCTGGCAGGTGCCAGTAAGCCGGAACAGGTAGAAGAAAACATGAAAGCATTTGATGCGAAGATCCCATCAGGTTTCTGGCAGGAACTTAAAGAAAGGAACCTCATCGATAATAGATGCGAAACTCCAGAATAGTTACTCACCCCGGTCTACGCCGGGGTTTTTTATTTTAGTTCCAGCCTTAAGTAATAATTCCTACCAAAGCTGAGGAAGAATATTAAATAACCCAGTAATACCATTAAGATTACTCCAAGAACGAGGCTGTTATAATCATATTTTAAATACAGAAAAAAATATAGCAAAGCGATAAGGATCGCAGAGGGCATAAAGTATTTTGACATCACAAAGCCTGAAACCTGAACATGAATAGTATCATCCTTCCCTAATGTTAAAGCAAGCGGCTGACTCCCACACCAGTCTATTTTCGCTTCCAGACTATATACACCAGGTGGAACCGCATACTTCTTTATTTCATGATCGCCTATATCACCAATCTTTCGTCCATTAAGATATAGCTCAAAACTTCTCATTTTATTTGCCCACTCTGAATCACGTTGTATGTATATAACTGGCATTAAATCGATTAGTTTAGGTTTTGTAACAAATGTTACATTCGGTACTTGAGATTTCTTCTACATTGCAAGCGGTTAGATTTTACAGGTTTTTAAAATCGAACGCCGTATCACCCTACAGATGCGGCGTTTTTTTATTCGTAAAACTCTGTGATCTGTGATAGCGTTTTTCGCTCAATATCCGGTACCAGCGCATTTTTCGCAGCATAACCTACCGGCAATAATAAAAAAGGTCTTTCATTCTTTGGTCGCTTGAGAATGTTTAAGAGAAAGTTCATAGGACTCGGAGTGTGCGTCAAAGTGACAAGTCCGGCATTATGAATCGCAGAAATTAGCATTCCGCAAGCAATCCCAACCGACTCATTTACATAGTAATTTGTTAGTTTCTCTTCCTCTAATCCAATTTCATAAGCTTCCTTAAAAACTACTATGATCCAGGGGGCGATCTCCAGAAACTCCTTATTGGTATCGGTTCCAAGAGGCGCCAGATCCTTCAGCCATTGTTCGCTCATTCTGCTACTATAATTTGCCTGCTCTTCCTCTTCTGCAGCGATTCTAATTTTCCGTTTGATTTCTTCGGAAGAGATTGCGCAAAATTTCCAGGGCTGCTTATGTGCACCTGAAGGAGCCGTTCCAGCAGAAAGAATCAATTGCTCAATAACTTCTTTCGCTACCGGTCGATCTGAAAAATGCCTGACAGATCTACGCTCAGAAAGTTCTGAATAAAACTTCCTGGCTCTTAACAGCATTTCGGCCTCGGTAAACTCTTCGGAATAAAAGGGAATGTGCGGGAATCCGTTTACCTCAACTATTTTCCTTTCTAATTTTCCTTCCATAAAAACTTTAAACTTTGCTAATATCTCCCATTACGCCTATTAATTTCTTTTTAATCTCGGTATAAGGTGGATGCAGAATATCTGTTGCAGCGAACTTCTTCTGCTGCATGACCGCCCGCTTTTTCGAGAAGGTTTTAAATCCGTCAAAACCATGATAGTGGCCCATTCCGCTTGCTCCCACTCCCCCAAAAGGTAGTCTGTGTTGTGCCAGATGATAAATAGTATCATTAATGGTCACTCCCCCTGAAAGCGTAAATTTTAAAAGATGATCTATACGATCCTGGTTATCATCAAAATAATAAAGCGCCAGAGGTTTCGCATTTGCGTTTACATACTCGATTGCCTGCTCCACGGAATCAAGGTTTAAAACGGGCAATAGCGGACCAAAGATCTCTTCCTGCATGATCTCCATATCACTGCTAACGTCAAAGACCAATTTTGGAGTCAT from Christiangramia sp. OXR-203 harbors:
- a CDS encoding sterol desaturase family protein translates to MEKYLEIIRNSFSGYANYLWNEITSPTWTSYFYWLIGLSLLVWTLEVLIPWRKEQKPIRKGFWLDSFYIVFNFFLFSLFGYNALSNVAVEIFNDFLGLFGISNIVAFQIDQLPAWMQLLIMFLIADFIQWNVHRQLHRRTWLWEFHKVHHSVKQMGFAAQFRFHFMETIIYKTVQYIPLAMIGFGIQEFFVVHMFAVLVGHLNHANLGWSYGPLGYIFNSPKMHIWHHSKELPEDRPFGMNFGLSLSIWDYIFGTAYIPKNGKQIELGFHGDENFPETFKSQTLYPFRRK
- a CDS encoding aldo/keto reductase, which translates into the protein MSREVLKQKFGLGGVAIGNGFKVLSDKEAEQTLEGAWNAGVRYYDTSPWYGLGLSERRFGHFLHNKKREDYILTTKAGRLLKANGNKPETMWNEPAPFDYEYDYSAEAVRRSVEDSLQRLGVESIDYVFIHDLSPDHNDEYKDGTTWLDHFEVARTGAMPELTRMREEGIIKGWGLGVNTIEPIVKTLEETDADPDLFLSAIQYSMIDHKKSLDELFPVIEKHDVGLISAAPFSAGLLSGQKRYNYGGEMPDDKVKQLNGMKEVAKKYDVDLSKASIQFSYATKVVNTVLAGASKPEQVEENMKAFDAKIPSGFWQELKERNLIDNRCETPE
- a CDS encoding nitroreductase family protein — translated: MEGKLERKIVEVNGFPHIPFYSEEFTEAEMLLRARKFYSELSERRSVRHFSDRPVAKEVIEQLILSAGTAPSGAHKQPWKFCAISSEEIKRKIRIAAEEEEQANYSSRMSEQWLKDLAPLGTDTNKEFLEIAPWIIVVFKEAYEIGLEEEKLTNYYVNESVGIACGMLISAIHNAGLVTLTHTPSPMNFLLNILKRPKNERPFLLLPVGYAAKNALVPDIERKTLSQITEFYE